A single Streptomyces mirabilis DNA region contains:
- a CDS encoding MbtH family protein — translation MTNPFENPDANYLVLVNDEGQHSLWPVFADVPDGWQAVFGEAGRQECLDYIEKSWTDMRPKSLIEAMNKK, via the coding sequence GTGACGAACCCCTTCGAAAACCCCGACGCCAACTACCTGGTCCTCGTCAACGACGAGGGGCAGCACTCGCTCTGGCCCGTTTTCGCGGACGTTCCCGATGGCTGGCAGGCGGTGTTCGGAGAAGCCGGACGCCAGGAATGCCTCGACTACATCGAGAAGTCCTGGACCGACATGCGGCCCAAGAGCCTGATCGAGGCGATGAACAAGAAGTAG
- a CDS encoding fatty acyl-AMP ligase produces MTLNLTGHRSVGDAFAERAVAHPDRTALTVYRGSSATDHETLTFAELHRRARWHAAALGARLSPGDRVLLALPTCTEFVEYYLACLMAGLVAVPVPVAAGSANAVERTVAITRDCTPSLAITTGTERDELAQRLGDHDLGDIPAEPAEPAAPARPGDPVPGSDHIRPPDQDTLAVLQYSSGSTGDPKGVMLGHGHILANVEAFAAGGGVGPDDVFASWLPLHHDMGLFGQLSTALLLGAPIVLMPPSDFVRRPVEWFRMLDRYGATVTAAPNFAFDLCRRLITDERLEGLDLSRVRVVFNGSEPIHVPIMTAFTKRFAAAGLHSDVVSPAYGLAEATVYVSTNRAGTPTTVMVADPRHLEATEHPELRPTSGGTGTEIVGVGHPSSLELRIVDPHNRRELRGNAIGEIWLRGSSVGHGVWNRPEATAEVFQARLADDETDATSTGWLRTGDLGAYIDGELFVTGRIKEMLIVRGRNLFPQDLEHQAREADPGLAGLVGAAFSVAAPEERIVLVHEVSPKTAAQELPAVAAAVTRHLSSVFAIPVRNVVLVRRGTVRRTTSGKIQRTAMREGFLTGRLAAVLHAEVEPALRHLVTGGAA; encoded by the coding sequence ATGACGTTGAACCTCACCGGCCACCGCAGCGTGGGCGACGCGTTCGCCGAGCGCGCCGTCGCCCACCCGGACAGAACCGCGCTGACCGTCTACCGCGGATCCTCCGCCACGGATCACGAGACACTCACCTTCGCCGAACTCCACCGGCGCGCCAGGTGGCACGCCGCCGCACTCGGTGCCCGTCTCTCCCCCGGGGACCGCGTCCTTCTCGCGCTCCCCACCTGCACCGAGTTCGTCGAGTACTACCTGGCCTGCCTGATGGCCGGGCTGGTCGCCGTACCGGTTCCGGTGGCGGCCGGCTCCGCCAACGCCGTGGAACGCACCGTCGCCATCACCCGGGACTGCACCCCGAGCCTCGCCATCACCACCGGCACCGAGCGGGACGAACTCGCCCAGCGGCTCGGCGACCACGACCTCGGCGACATCCCCGCCGAACCGGCCGAACCGGCCGCACCGGCCCGACCCGGCGACCCCGTCCCCGGCTCCGACCACATCCGGCCGCCGGACCAGGACACCCTGGCCGTCCTGCAGTACAGCTCCGGGTCCACCGGCGACCCCAAGGGTGTGATGCTCGGGCACGGCCACATCCTCGCCAACGTCGAGGCGTTCGCGGCGGGCGGCGGCGTCGGCCCCGACGACGTCTTCGCCAGCTGGCTGCCGCTGCACCACGACATGGGACTCTTCGGCCAGCTCAGCACCGCACTGCTGCTCGGAGCCCCCATCGTCCTGATGCCGCCGTCCGACTTCGTCAGAAGGCCCGTCGAATGGTTCCGCATGCTGGACCGCTACGGCGCCACGGTCACGGCCGCCCCGAACTTCGCCTTCGACCTGTGCCGGCGGCTCATCACGGACGAACGGCTCGAGGGCCTCGATCTCTCCCGCGTGCGGGTCGTCTTCAACGGCTCCGAGCCGATCCACGTACCCATCATGACCGCCTTCACCAAGCGGTTCGCCGCGGCCGGCCTGCACTCCGATGTCGTCTCACCCGCCTACGGCCTGGCCGAGGCGACGGTCTACGTGTCCACGAACCGGGCCGGCACCCCGACCACCGTGATGGTCGCCGACCCGCGTCACCTCGAGGCCACCGAGCACCCCGAACTCCGCCCGACATCCGGCGGCACGGGCACGGAGATCGTCGGTGTCGGCCATCCCAGCTCCCTCGAACTGCGCATCGTCGACCCGCACAACCGCCGTGAACTGCGCGGCAACGCCATCGGTGAGATCTGGCTGCGCGGATCGAGCGTCGGCCACGGCGTCTGGAACCGGCCGGAGGCCACAGCGGAAGTGTTCCAGGCCCGCCTCGCCGACGACGAAACGGACGCCACCAGCACCGGCTGGCTGCGCACCGGCGACCTGGGCGCCTACATCGACGGAGAACTCTTCGTCACCGGCCGCATCAAAGAGATGCTCATCGTCCGCGGCCGCAACCTTTTCCCCCAGGACCTGGAACACCAGGCCCGCGAAGCCGACCCCGGCCTCGCCGGCCTCGTCGGCGCGGCCTTCTCGGTCGCGGCGCCCGAGGAACGGATCGTCCTGGTGCACGAGGTCAGCCCGAAGACCGCGGCCCAGGAACTGCCGGCAGTCGCCGCGGCCGTCACCCGGCACCTGTCGTCCGTCTTCGCCATCCCGGTGCGCAATGTCGTCCTCGTACGGCGTGGCACGGTGCGTCGCACGACCAGTGGCAAGATCCAGCGCACTGCCATGCGGGAGGGGTTCCTCACCGGCCGGCTCGCCGCCGTGCTCCACGCCGAAGTCGAACCCGCGCTACGCCACCTCGTCACCGGCGGTGCCGCGTGA
- a CDS encoding acyl-CoA dehydrogenase family protein gives MSLPPTAGSEAALDAALGDPEETARLAAQRDLAEAFPAELCARLDAFGLPAHYVPTEWGGALDDHERLLRLWRTVARRDLSAAVAHGKTYLGAASVWVAGNAEQATRTAATVLSGTPVAWALSEPEHGADLLNGSLTATRHGDGYRLDGAKWPVNNATRAGYLTLLACTGAPGTARGHSLFLVDKTDLAPGTWRALPKVPTHGIRGIDISGIGFDGARLADATRIGPEGSGLETVLRALQLTRTLCATLSLGAGEHGLRLAARFTATRIIQRQPLIDRPHPRSILTRCAALLAATECAALLGSRSIHSLTGEMSVVSAVVKSLAPTLVDAAVAELAELLGVRSYLTTVHEHGAFQKVARDHQVVAIFDGSTPVNRSALVQQFPRLARRLATGSHDTDGLAEAAAVGKPPRPLDRTATTLLSPQGCSTVQSLPALAETITRHAPTGLAEHATALRDTTAELGRRMAQVRPASLPPMAAHELAAAYELCFAGAACLHLWQVGAEGHHGEPLWQDGLWARAALRALRTRLAEVLRTPPPSAAPGDEHIDGPLAHTVAEAALSGAPLTPFGAPMPQPFHRPEAHT, from the coding sequence GTGAGCCTTCCGCCGACCGCCGGATCGGAGGCGGCGCTCGACGCGGCCCTGGGAGATCCCGAGGAGACGGCCCGCCTGGCCGCGCAACGGGACCTCGCCGAGGCGTTTCCCGCCGAACTATGCGCGCGGCTCGACGCCTTCGGACTGCCCGCCCACTATGTGCCCACGGAATGGGGCGGGGCCCTCGACGACCATGAACGCCTGCTGAGGCTGTGGCGCACGGTCGCCCGCCGTGACCTCAGTGCCGCGGTGGCCCACGGCAAGACGTACCTGGGCGCGGCCTCCGTTTGGGTCGCGGGCAACGCGGAACAGGCGACCAGAACCGCCGCCACCGTACTCTCCGGCACGCCCGTCGCCTGGGCGCTTTCCGAGCCGGAACACGGCGCCGACCTGCTGAACGGCTCCCTCACCGCCACCAGGCACGGCGACGGCTACCGGCTCGACGGCGCCAAGTGGCCCGTCAACAACGCTACCAGGGCCGGGTACCTCACCCTGCTGGCCTGCACCGGAGCCCCGGGCACCGCTCGCGGCCACAGCCTCTTCCTCGTCGACAAGACGGACCTCGCCCCGGGCACCTGGCGGGCCCTGCCCAAGGTGCCCACCCACGGCATCCGCGGCATCGACATCTCCGGCATCGGATTCGACGGCGCCCGGCTGGCCGACGCCACCCGCATCGGCCCCGAGGGGTCCGGACTGGAAACCGTGCTGCGCGCGCTCCAGCTCACCCGCACGCTGTGCGCCACGCTCTCCCTCGGCGCCGGAGAACACGGCCTGCGCCTCGCCGCCCGGTTCACCGCCACCCGGATCATCCAGCGGCAGCCGCTGATCGACCGGCCGCACCCCCGGTCGATCCTCACCCGCTGCGCAGCCCTGCTCGCCGCCACCGAGTGCGCCGCACTCCTCGGCAGCCGCTCGATCCACAGCCTCACCGGTGAGATGAGTGTCGTCTCCGCCGTGGTCAAGTCCCTCGCCCCGACCCTGGTCGACGCCGCCGTCGCGGAACTCGCCGAACTGCTCGGCGTACGCTCCTACCTCACCACCGTCCACGAGCACGGCGCCTTCCAGAAAGTCGCCCGCGACCACCAGGTCGTGGCGATCTTCGACGGAAGCACACCGGTCAACCGCTCCGCCCTCGTCCAGCAGTTCCCCCGCCTCGCCCGCCGGCTGGCCACCGGCTCCCACGACACCGACGGACTGGCCGAGGCCGCAGCCGTCGGAAAGCCACCGCGCCCACTCGACCGCACCGCGACGACTCTGCTCTCCCCACAGGGATGCAGCACCGTGCAGTCACTGCCCGCACTGGCCGAGACGATCACCCGGCACGCGCCCACCGGCCTCGCCGAACACGCCACGGCACTCCGCGACACCACCGCGGAACTCGGCCGACGCATGGCACAGGTACGACCCGCATCCCTGCCCCCCATGGCCGCCCACGAGCTGGCCGCCGCCTATGAACTCTGCTTCGCCGGAGCGGCCTGCCTGCACCTGTGGCAGGTCGGTGCGGAAGGCCACCACGGCGAACCCCTGTGGCAGGACGGCCTGTGGGCCCGGGCTGCTCTGCGCGCCCTGCGCACCCGCCTCGCCGAGGTACTGCGTACCCCGCCACCGTCCGCCGCCCCCGGCGACGAGCACATCGACGGCCCCCTGGCCCACACCGTCGCCGAGGCCGCACTGTCCGGAGCGCCCCTCACCCCCTTCGGAGCACCCATGCCCCAGCCCTTCCACCGGCCGGAGGCACACACATGA